A single Botrytis cinerea B05.10 chromosome 1, complete sequence DNA region contains:
- the Bcsss1 gene encoding Bcsss1, translating into MADQIQEFMEIPRDFIKDGTQFVNKCTKPDRREFLNIARAVAMGFLIMGAVGYIVKLIHIPLNNILVGGA; encoded by the exons ATGGCGGACCAAATTCAAGAGTTTATGGAGATTCCAAGAGACTTCATCAAGGATGGTACTCAATTTGTCAACAAATGCACAAAGC CTGATCGTCGCGAGTTCCTCAACATCGCTCGAGCTGTAGCTATGGGATTTCTTATTATGGGAGCCGTTGGATACATCGTAAAATTGATCCATATACCACTCAACAACATATTGGTCGGTGGCGCGTAG
- the Bcrkm2 gene encoding Bcrkm2, giving the protein MDMQVHQEFTKWAVNQGVVINDVSPFRFPEKGLGLVANKNFETGDILVQVPIKVLRKATDVPSQFAALAPDIAVHALFALSLDSLLGPEWIATLPSKQDMHSSMPLFWDISLQELLPYSSRALLMTQMENITSAWTAICKTFPEPPITYDEFIYNYSIVNSRTFYYLSPTIKPSKPQPSKENRLALNPFADYINHSSEPTVDATLSRAGYTLTASQPIKQGSEVHISYGSHNNDFLLVEYGFILEDNRWDEVTLDPWITPLLSVEQKEHLEETGFLGKYLLDRDTICYRTQVVLRILCLPIGRWRRFVQGSEDEEVSEEDAGKVLLKVLMAGKVEIVETIKKVEESQAGLEGQRETLSRRSNQIVLLLNRALHRIRC; this is encoded by the exons ATGGACATGCAAGTACATCAAGAGTTCACAAAATGGGCCGTAAATCAAGGCGTCGTTATCAATGACGTTTCGCCTTTCCGGTTTCCAGAAAAGGGCCTGGGACTAGTCGCGAACAAGAACTTCGAG ACAGGTGATATTCTGGTGCAAGTTCCCATAAAGGTGCTCCGTAAAGCTACAGATGTGCCTTCTCAGTTTGCAGCGCTGGCACCTGATATAGCTGTTCATGCTCTTTTCGCTCTATCTCTGGACTCGCTGCTCGGGCCGGAATGGATAGCTACCCTCCCTTCCAAACAGGATATGCATAGCTCCATGCCCTTGTTCTGGGATATCTCATTACAAGAGCTTCTTCCGTACTCATCCCGAGCTCTCCTCATGACGCAAATGGAGAACATTACTTCTGCTTGGACAGCCATCTGCAAAACATTTCCTGAACCCCCCATAACCTACGATGAATTCATATACAACTATAGTATTGTCAACAGTAGGACATTCTACTACCTTTCACCGACTATCAAACCATCCAAGCCACAACCATCAAAAGAGAATCGTCTTGCGTTGAATCCCTTCGCAGACTACATAAACCATAGCTCAGAACCCACCGTTGATGCAACTTTGAGTCGCGCTGGTTACACAC TCACGGCCTCGCAACCCATAAAACAGGGCTCCGAAGTGCACATTTCATACGGAAGCCACAACAACGATTTTCTCCTCGTCGAGTATGGCTTTATATTAGAAGACAACCGGTGGGACGAGGTAACTCTGGATCCATGGATAACACCATTGCTGAGTGTGGAGCAAAAAGAGCACCTCGAAGAGACGGGATTTCTCGGTAAATACCTCCTAGATCGAGACACCATTTGTTATCGCACGCAAGTAGTCCTCAGGATTCTATGTCTACCGATAGGtagatggagaagattcgTACAGGGAtctgaggatgaagaggtgTCTGAGGAGGATGCGGGCAAAGTTCTATTGAAAGTACTAATGGCTGGGAAGGTGGAGATCGTGGAAACAATCAAGAAGGTAGAAGAAAGCCAGGCAGGGCTTGAGGGTCAAAGAGAGACGTTGAGCAGACGCTCGAatcaaattgttttgttgttAAATCGAGCGTTACATCGAATTAGATGCTGA